A single bacterium HR11 DNA region contains:
- a CDS encoding Putative 2-hydroxyacid dehydrogenase codes for MAWDVFVTRPIPEPGLSMLRAHCRVTLRESRKIPTREEIVDGIRDKDAILCLLTDPIDRAVIDAAGPRLKVISNYAVGFDNIDVAYATQQGIVVTNTPGVLTETTADLAWALLMAAARRIVEADRFTRAGLYEGWDPMLLLGWDVHGKTLGIVGLGRIGQAVARRARGFQMRVLYYDAYRQPPEVEQDLGVTYVDFDTLVRESDFISIHTPLTPETRHMFNAEVFRRMKPTAILVNTSRGPVIDEAALVEALRERRIAYAALDVFEHEPALTPGLAELDNVVIVPHIGSASLETRAKMAELAAANILAVMNGQRPPHLVNPEVWDRRRKG; via the coding sequence ATGGCATGGGACGTTTTCGTGACCCGGCCGATTCCCGAGCCGGGCCTCTCGATGCTCCGGGCGCACTGCCGCGTGACCCTCCGGGAAAGCCGCAAGATTCCGACCCGAGAGGAAATCGTCGACGGCATCCGCGATAAGGACGCCATCCTGTGCCTCTTGACGGACCCCATCGACCGGGCGGTCATCGACGCCGCCGGACCCCGTTTGAAGGTCATCAGCAACTACGCCGTCGGATTCGACAACATCGACGTCGCCTATGCGACCCAGCAGGGGATCGTCGTCACGAACACGCCGGGCGTCCTGACGGAGACGACGGCCGACCTGGCGTGGGCCTTGCTTATGGCGGCGGCCCGCCGGATCGTCGAGGCGGACCGCTTCACCCGGGCCGGCCTCTATGAGGGCTGGGACCCCATGCTCCTGCTGGGCTGGGACGTCCATGGGAAGACGCTCGGCATCGTCGGCCTCGGCCGCATCGGTCAGGCCGTCGCCCGGCGGGCCCGGGGCTTTCAGATGCGGGTCCTGTACTATGACGCTTATCGTCAACCGCCAGAGGTCGAACAGGACCTGGGGGTGACCTACGTGGACTTCGACACGCTCGTCCGGGAGTCGGACTTCATTTCGATCCACACGCCCCTGACGCCGGAGACCCGCCACATGTTCAACGCCGAGGTCTTCCGACGGATGAAGCCGACGGCCATCCTCGTCAATACGTCCCGGGGCCCTGTCATCGACGAGGCGGCCCTCGTCGAGGCCTTACGGGAGCGGCGCATCGCTTATGCGGCCCTGGACGTCTTCGAACACGAACCGGCCCTGACGCCGGGCCTGGCCGAGCTGGACAACGTCGTGATCGTGCCCCACATCGGGAGCGCGTCTCTTGAGACGCGAGCGAAGATGGCCGAGCTGGCGGCGGCCAACATCCTGGCCGTCATGAACGGCCAGCGGCCTCCCCACCTGGTCAACCCCGAGGTCTGGGACCGACGGCGAAAGGGATGA